A genomic stretch from Acidobacteriota bacterium includes:
- a CDS encoding VWA domain-containing protein, with protein sequence MSSFTGSPFPGDGLEGQGLFARIVRFGRELRAAGLPVSPQQSRGLARGLRWIDPLSRTQFYWAARALLVYRKEDLELFARLFERFWGYGGETGEASPRKAPRAPRHRPRTLRSAQPLMLASMMAARASAHHPEREVADRSRAYSSAEVLQRKDFARMSEEERQAVRRLLLQMDWDISRRRSRRRIADRRRGQLDLRKVLRQASRQDGKVIRLPRRRRKIKPRPLVLIADVSGSMELYARLLLQFFHVISLSSLQVESFVFATRLTRITNALGLRHPEQALQEVAEEVFDFAGGTRIGECLGRFNRRWARRVLRRGAVVMVASDGCDRGDPEQLKREVQRLRRSCHRLIWLNPRLGQASYQPLAQGMATALPLVDDFLPVHNLRSLQELARHLQSLSGVRARA encoded by the coding sequence ATGAGCAGCTTTACGGGGAGCCCATTTCCAGGTGACGGTTTGGAGGGCCAAGGCCTTTTCGCACGCATCGTGCGTTTCGGGAGGGAACTGCGCGCCGCCGGACTGCCCGTGTCTCCTCAACAAAGCCGGGGGCTGGCCCGCGGTCTCAGGTGGATCGATCCGCTCTCGCGGACTCAGTTCTACTGGGCCGCCCGCGCCCTGCTCGTCTACCGCAAGGAAGACCTTGAGCTTTTCGCCCGGCTTTTTGAGCGCTTCTGGGGATACGGGGGGGAGACGGGTGAGGCGTCTCCCCGCAAGGCTCCCCGGGCTCCCCGCCACCGTCCCCGGACGCTGCGCTCGGCACAGCCCCTGATGCTGGCTTCGATGATGGCGGCCCGGGCCTCGGCCCACCATCCCGAGCGGGAGGTGGCTGACCGCAGCCGCGCCTACAGTTCGGCGGAAGTCCTGCAACGCAAGGACTTCGCCCGCATGAGCGAGGAAGAGCGGCAGGCCGTCCGCCGCCTGCTTTTGCAGATGGACTGGGACATCAGCCGCAGGCGCAGCCGGCGCCGCATAGCGGACCGCCGCCGGGGCCAGCTCGACCTGCGCAAGGTCTTGCGCCAGGCTTCCCGGCAGGACGGGAAGGTGATCCGCCTGCCTCGCCGCCGCCGCAAGATCAAACCGCGTCCCCTGGTGCTGATCGCCGACGTGAGCGGATCGATGGAGCTCTACGCCCGCCTGCTGCTTCAGTTCTTTCACGTCATCAGCCTCTCGTCGCTCCAGGTTGAGAGCTTCGTCTTCGCCACCCGCCTTACCCGCATCACCAACGCCTTGGGCTTGCGCCACCCCGAACAGGCTTTGCAGGAGGTGGCGGAGGAGGTCTTCGACTTCGCAGGCGGCACCCGCATCGGCGAGTGTTTGGGCCGCTTCAACCGCCGCTGGGCAAGGCGCGTCCTGCGTCGCGGAGCCGTGGTGATGGTGGCCAGCGACGGCTGCGACCGCGGCGATCCCGAGCAGCTCAAGCGCGAGGTTCAGCGCCTGAGACGGAGCTGTCACCGCCTCATCTGGCTCAATCCCCGCCTGGGACAGGCCTCTTATCAACCCCTGGCCCAAGGCATGGCGACCGCCCTGCCCTTGGTCGACGATTTCCTTCCCGTTCACAACCTGCGCTCGCTGCAAGAACTCGCACGGCATCTGCAGAGTCTGTCCGGTGTCCGCGCCCGCGCTTGA
- a CDS encoding xanthine dehydrogenase family protein subunit M: MKARISTTQFGKETDVIPGPFDYHAPDSLEEALSLLGEHGDDAKILAGGQSLIPAMRFRLALPAVLIDINRLSDLEYVRQDNGSLAIGAMTRETHIEHSEQVKTAYPMLADAAEVIADPLVRNRATVGGNLAHADPANDHPAVMLAYQAELVAAGPGGERVIPIDEFFTGFFENALSSDEILTQIRIPKPGADWGGAYLKIERKVGDYAVAAVAVQLQINDGACASVRIGLTNVNPQPMRATEAEQALAGRELSDQVLEEAGKAAAAQCEPSPDLRGSVEYKRDLVRILTKRAIRKALQRAKGASS; this comes from the coding sequence GTGAAAGCTAGAATCTCCACCACTCAGTTCGGAAAGGAGACCGACGTGATTCCAGGGCCTTTTGATTACCACGCTCCAGACTCGCTCGAGGAGGCGCTTTCCCTTCTCGGCGAGCACGGGGATGACGCCAAGATCCTGGCCGGTGGACAGAGTTTGATCCCGGCCATGCGATTTCGGCTGGCCTTGCCGGCCGTCCTCATTGACATCAACCGTTTGAGCGATCTCGAATACGTGCGCCAGGACAACGGCAGCCTGGCCATCGGCGCCATGACGCGCGAAACCCACATCGAGCACAGCGAGCAGGTCAAAACCGCTTACCCCATGCTGGCCGACGCCGCAGAGGTGATTGCCGATCCGCTGGTGCGCAACCGCGCCACCGTGGGCGGAAACCTGGCTCACGCCGATCCGGCCAACGATCATCCGGCCGTTATGCTGGCTTATCAGGCTGAACTGGTGGCCGCAGGACCTGGGGGAGAGCGGGTTATCCCCATCGACGAGTTTTTCACTGGATTTTTCGAGAACGCGCTCTCTTCCGACGAGATCCTGACCCAGATTCGGATTCCAAAGCCGGGCGCGGACTGGGGAGGCGCCTACCTCAAGATCGAGCGCAAGGTAGGCGACTACGCGGTCGCCGCCGTGGCCGTCCAGCTTCAGATCAATGACGGCGCCTGCGCCAGCGTCAGAATCGGCCTGACCAACGTCAATCCCCAGCCCATGCGGGCCACCGAGGCCGAACAGGCCCTGGCCGGACGCGAGTTGAGCGACCAGGTATTGGAGGAGGCGGGCAAGGCGGCAGCCGCCCAGTGCGAGCCCTCCCCCGACCTGCGCGGCTCGGTGGAATACAAGCGCGACCTGGTGCGCATCCTCACCAAGCGTGCCATCCGCAAAGCCCTGCAGCGTGCGAAAGGAGCGTCCTCATGA
- a CDS encoding (2Fe-2S)-binding protein, producing MSRHDVSLTVNGEQVTGQVEARLLLVHFLRENLSLTGTHIGCDTTSCGACTVLLDGEPVKSCTVFAVQAQGARVETIEGVAQDGQLHPLQEGFWEKHGLQCGYCTPGMIMTAKAFLASDPDPSEEAIRRAISGNLCRCTGYNKIVEAVQYAARKLSQQSSEKEEATA from the coding sequence ATGAGCCGTCACGATGTCAGCCTCACAGTCAACGGCGAGCAGGTCACGGGCCAAGTCGAGGCGCGCCTGCTGCTGGTCCATTTTCTGCGCGAGAACCTTTCCCTCACCGGCACCCATATCGGCTGCGACACCACCAGTTGCGGAGCCTGCACCGTGCTTCTCGATGGAGAACCGGTCAAGAGCTGCACCGTCTTCGCGGTCCAGGCCCAGGGCGCCCGGGTGGAGACCATCGAGGGGGTGGCGCAAGATGGCCAACTGCATCCCTTGCAGGAGGGATTCTGGGAGAAGCACGGGTTGCAATGCGGCTATTGCACTCCCGGCATGATCATGACCGCCAAGGCTTTCCTGGCCTCCGACCCCGATCCCAGCGAGGAGGCCATCCGCCGCGCCATTTCCGGCAATCTGTGCCGGTGCACGGGCTACAACAAGATCGTTGAGGCCGTTCAATACGCCGCCCGGAAGCTGTCACAGCAATCCAGCGAGAAAGAAGAGGCCACCGCATGA
- a CDS encoding aerobic carbon-monoxide dehydrogenase large subunit, translated as MGHRMKRKEDPRFIQGHGRYIDDIKLPGMLYMDIVRSPHAHAKIVNIDASAALEMDGVLAVITGQDLKEAGDLHWMPTLMSDTQMVLPIEKVVYASQEVCVIIATDRYIAADAVEQVFVEYEPLDPVIDPFQALEDKVIVRDDKEEKTNHIWHWEAGDKEAADKVFAEAATVVEQKMYLPRIHVSSIETCGMVANYDKVRERMQIYMTSQAPHAHRTVFSMVSGLPEHKVQIISPDIGGGFGGKVPVYPGYVCCAVASLVTGKPVKWIEDRSENLQADSFARDYHIEAQMAADEDGKITGLRVKTVSDCGAADAAANPSKFPAGLYSICTGSYDMKAAHVEVDGVYTTKPPGGVAYRCSFRVTEAVHMIERMADIMAHELGEDPADFRLKNFIQPEQFPYKSPTGWEYDSGNYPAALKKAMDIIDYPALRKEQAEKRERGELMGIGISSFTEVVGAGPSRDFDILGIKMFDSAEIRIHPTGKAIARFGTKSQGQGHETTYAQIIAEELGLPAADVEVEEGDTETAPYGLGTYASRSTPTAGAAGAVAARKIKAKAKKIAAYLLEVKEDDLEWNVDRFQVKGSPDQAKTIQEIAFAAYTDHPPGMEAGLEAVDYYDPPNLTFPFGSYICVVDIDKGTGEVKVRRFVAVDDCGHIINPMIVEGQIEGGLTMGLAPALFEEIVYDETGQNLTGTFADYLVPTAMESPKWELGKTITPSPHHPLGAKGVGESPTVGAPPAIANAVVDALWHLGVRHLEIPITPQRVWQALRKAGVSE; from the coding sequence ATGGGCCACCGCATGAAGCGCAAGGAAGATCCCCGCTTCATCCAAGGCCACGGACGCTACATCGACGACATCAAGCTTCCCGGCATGCTCTACATGGACATCGTGCGCAGTCCTCACGCCCATGCCAAGATCGTCAACATCGACGCCTCCGCCGCTCTTGAGATGGACGGTGTTCTGGCCGTCATCACGGGCCAGGACCTGAAAGAGGCGGGCGATCTGCACTGGATGCCCACCCTCATGTCCGACACCCAGATGGTGCTGCCCATCGAAAAGGTGGTTTACGCCTCTCAGGAAGTCTGCGTCATCATCGCCACCGACCGCTACATCGCGGCCGATGCGGTGGAGCAGGTCTTCGTCGAATACGAACCCTTGGATCCGGTCATCGATCCCTTCCAGGCCCTGGAAGACAAAGTGATCGTGCGCGACGACAAAGAGGAGAAGACCAACCACATCTGGCACTGGGAGGCCGGCGACAAGGAAGCCGCCGACAAGGTCTTCGCAGAAGCCGCCACGGTGGTCGAGCAGAAGATGTACTTGCCGCGCATTCATGTCTCTTCCATCGAGACCTGCGGGATGGTGGCAAACTACGACAAGGTGCGGGAACGCATGCAGATCTACATGACCTCCCAGGCGCCCCACGCCCACCGCACCGTCTTCTCCATGGTCAGCGGACTGCCCGAGCACAAGGTGCAGATCATCTCTCCCGACATCGGGGGAGGCTTCGGCGGCAAAGTGCCCGTCTACCCCGGATACGTCTGCTGCGCAGTGGCCAGTCTGGTCACCGGCAAGCCGGTCAAATGGATCGAGGACCGCAGCGAGAACCTGCAAGCCGACAGCTTTGCCCGCGACTATCACATCGAGGCCCAGATGGCGGCCGACGAAGACGGCAAGATCACGGGACTGCGGGTCAAGACGGTTTCCGACTGCGGAGCCGCCGACGCCGCCGCCAATCCCTCCAAGTTCCCGGCCGGACTCTACTCCATCTGCACCGGCTCCTACGACATGAAGGCGGCCCACGTCGAAGTCGACGGCGTCTACACCACCAAGCCTCCCGGAGGCGTGGCCTACCGCTGCTCCTTCCGGGTCACCGAAGCCGTCCACATGATCGAGCGGATGGCCGACATCATGGCTCATGAACTGGGTGAGGACCCGGCCGACTTCCGGCTCAAGAACTTCATCCAGCCCGAGCAGTTTCCCTACAAGTCGCCCACCGGATGGGAATACGACAGCGGAAACTACCCGGCGGCCCTCAAGAAGGCCATGGACATCATCGACTACCCGGCCTTGCGCAAGGAGCAAGCCGAGAAGCGTGAGCGCGGCGAACTGATGGGGATCGGCATCAGCAGCTTCACCGAAGTGGTGGGCGCGGGGCCTTCCCGCGACTTCGACATCCTGGGCATCAAGATGTTCGACTCGGCGGAGATCCGCATCCATCCGACGGGCAAGGCCATCGCCCGCTTCGGCACCAAGTCGCAGGGACAAGGACACGAAACCACCTACGCCCAGATCATCGCCGAGGAACTGGGACTGCCCGCGGCCGACGTGGAGGTCGAAGAGGGAGACACCGAGACCGCACCCTACGGATTGGGCACCTACGCCAGCCGTTCCACCCCAACGGCGGGCGCGGCGGGGGCGGTGGCGGCCCGCAAGATCAAGGCCAAGGCCAAGAAGATCGCCGCCTACCTGCTGGAGGTCAAGGAAGACGACCTGGAATGGAACGTCGACCGCTTTCAGGTCAAGGGATCGCCCGATCAGGCCAAGACCATCCAGGAAATCGCCTTTGCCGCCTACACCGACCATCCGCCCGGCATGGAGGCGGGGCTGGAGGCGGTCGACTACTACGACCCGCCCAACCTGACCTTTCCCTTCGGCAGCTACATTTGCGTGGTCGATATCGACAAGGGCACCGGCGAGGTCAAGGTGAGGCGTTTCGTGGCCGTCGACGACTGCGGACACATCATCAATCCCATGATCGTGGAGGGACAGATCGAAGGCGGTCTCACCATGGGCCTGGCTCCCGCTCTCTTCGAAGAGATCGTCTACGACGAGACCGGACAGAACCTGACCGGCACCTTCGCCGACTACCTGGTGCCCACGGCCATGGAATCGCCCAAGTGGGAATTGGGCAAGACCATCACCCCCTCGCCCCACCATCCGCTGGGAGCCAAGGGAGTGGGCGAGTCCCCCACCGTGGGCGCTCCGCCGGCCATCGCCAACGCCGTGGTCGACGCCCTTTGGCACCTGGGAGTCCGCCACCTGGAGATTCCCATCACACCCCAACGGGTTTGGCAGGCCTTGAGGAAGGCGGGGGTCAGCGAGTAG
- a CDS encoding NAD-binding protein: protein MKWMPPFLAGHLRTRRTQRDLRILLYYLVSFLVLIAIYSTTFHYLMAWEGRDFSWLTGFYWTLTVMSTLGFGDITFESDIGRAFSILVLLSGMLFLLVLLPFTFLEFFYLPFMKAQATQRVPRSLPEESSGHVVLTHYGPIARTLIEKLEQYRYSYVLVVAEREEALRLHDEGLTVVRGEHDDSEVYRRVRVEQAAMVVSTGSDIANTSVAFAVRDISPEVPIAATADSANSAQVLRISGVTRVLELSQMMGEALARRTRGGKTVSQVFGQVGQVLIAEALAADTPLVGKKIAESGIRQQAGVTIAGVWQRGKFEIPRAETEIRSDTVLVLAGSRAQLEAFDELFADLEATAPAPVLIIGGGRVGRAMIKTLTARGLDFRIVERVPDRVRQVDKLVLGDASDAETLEQAGISKAPAVVITTHDDDTNIYLAIHCRRVRPDIQIVSRVTLERNVRTLHRAGCDFVISYASMGAATVFNLLKRSDVLMVAEGLDVFSAPLPASLVNRKVGETSIREQTGCSIIAVNMDGRTVINPGPDFLLTAGAELVLIGTVESENRFMAMQG, encoded by the coding sequence ATGAAATGGATGCCGCCGTTCCTGGCCGGACACTTGAGGACGCGCCGGACCCAGAGGGATCTGAGGATTCTCCTCTACTATCTGGTGTCCTTTCTGGTGTTGATCGCCATCTACAGTACGACCTTTCATTACCTGATGGCTTGGGAGGGCCGAGACTTCAGTTGGCTGACCGGCTTTTACTGGACGCTGACGGTGATGTCGACGCTGGGCTTCGGCGACATCACCTTCGAAAGCGACATCGGGCGGGCCTTCTCAATCCTGGTCCTGCTCTCGGGCATGCTCTTTCTGCTGGTTTTACTCCCCTTCACCTTCTTGGAGTTTTTCTATCTGCCCTTCATGAAGGCCCAGGCCACCCAGCGGGTGCCGCGTTCCCTGCCCGAGGAGAGCAGCGGGCACGTCGTTCTGACCCACTACGGGCCGATCGCGCGGACGCTGATCGAGAAGCTTGAGCAATACCGCTATTCCTACGTGCTGGTGGTAGCTGAAAGGGAGGAGGCGTTGCGCCTTCACGACGAGGGGCTGACTGTCGTCAGGGGCGAACATGACGACTCGGAGGTCTACCGGCGGGTACGGGTGGAGCAGGCCGCCATGGTGGTCAGCACGGGCAGCGACATCGCCAATACCAGCGTGGCTTTCGCCGTCCGCGACATCAGCCCCGAGGTGCCTATCGCAGCCACTGCCGACAGTGCCAATTCGGCCCAGGTTCTGCGCATCAGCGGCGTCACCCGCGTGCTGGAACTGAGCCAGATGATGGGCGAGGCCCTGGCCAGGCGTACGCGCGGCGGCAAAACCGTATCCCAGGTGTTCGGCCAGGTCGGCCAGGTGCTGATTGCCGAAGCTCTGGCCGCGGACACGCCGCTGGTGGGCAAGAAGATCGCGGAAAGCGGCATCCGCCAGCAGGCCGGGGTGACGATCGCCGGCGTCTGGCAGAGGGGTAAATTCGAAATCCCGCGCGCCGAGACGGAAATCCGGTCCGACACCGTGCTGGTTCTGGCAGGATCACGCGCCCAATTGGAAGCATTCGACGAACTCTTCGCCGACCTGGAGGCAACGGCGCCGGCCCCGGTCTTGATCATCGGGGGCGGACGCGTGGGGCGCGCCATGATCAAGACCCTGACGGCCAGAGGACTCGACTTCCGCATCGTAGAGCGCGTCCCCGACCGGGTCAGGCAAGTCGACAAGCTCGTGCTGGGCGACGCATCTGATGCTGAAACGCTGGAGCAGGCCGGCATCAGCAAAGCTCCGGCCGTCGTCATCACCACCCATGACGACGACACCAATATCTACCTGGCCATTCACTGTCGGCGGGTCCGCCCCGACATCCAGATCGTCTCCAGGGTGACCCTGGAGCGCAACGTCCGCACGCTGCACCGTGCCGGGTGCGATTTCGTCATCTCGTATGCCTCGATGGGGGCGGCCACTGTCTTCAACCTGCTTAAGCGCAGCGACGTCTTGATGGTGGCGGAGGGCCTGGACGTTTTCAGCGCCCCCCTGCCCGCCTCGCTCGTCAACCGCAAGGTCGGCGAGACATCGATCCGCGAGCAAACCGGCTGCAGCATCATCGCCGTCAACATGGACGGCCGAACCGTGATCAATCCTGGGCCCGACTTCCTGTTGACCGCTGGCGCCGAACTGGTGCTGATCGGCACGGTGGAGTCGGAAAACCGCTTTATGGCCATGCAGGGATGA
- a CDS encoding XdhC family protein yields the protein MRKTGQPFVTATVVRVQPPTSGKPGDKALITQDGRISGWIGGSCVEPVVLREARAAFEDGQCRLVRLAPGSEEDRQGLFFHRMTCFSGGAMEVYIEPNLPLPRLLIFGTSPIAESLARLAEAARFEVLALKENDLQALQQDGSRESPCCSGGKVALAPSDYAVIATHGTFDDSALGYCLKRKPAYLGLLASRRRAAAIRKGLKKKGYSSDDLQRIQAPAGLDLNAKTPEEVAISILAQIVARRRSAQGPDASASPEKQEAVESSTTASSSSCCRDSD from the coding sequence TTGCGAAAGACTGGCCAACCCTTCGTGACGGCTACAGTGGTGCGGGTGCAGCCGCCCACTTCAGGAAAACCGGGCGACAAGGCCCTCATCACTCAAGATGGCCGCATCTCCGGCTGGATCGGGGGCAGTTGCGTGGAGCCGGTGGTGTTGCGCGAGGCCCGGGCTGCCTTCGAGGACGGCCAGTGCCGCCTGGTGCGGCTGGCGCCGGGCTCTGAGGAAGACCGCCAGGGTCTTTTCTTTCACCGTATGACCTGCTTTAGCGGAGGCGCCATGGAAGTCTACATCGAACCCAATCTGCCCCTTCCCAGGCTGCTCATCTTCGGAACCTCTCCCATCGCCGAAAGCTTGGCGCGCCTGGCCGAGGCGGCCCGATTCGAGGTGCTGGCCCTAAAAGAGAACGACCTTCAGGCTCTGCAGCAGGACGGGTCAAGAGAAAGCCCCTGTTGCAGCGGCGGCAAAGTCGCCCTGGCCCCCTCCGACTACGCCGTCATCGCCACCCACGGCACCTTCGACGACTCCGCCCTCGGCTATTGCCTCAAGCGCAAGCCCGCCTACCTGGGCCTGCTGGCCAGCCGCCGCCGCGCTGCCGCCATCCGCAAGGGCTTGAAGAAAAAGGGCTATTCTTCTGACGACTTGCAGCGCATCCAGGCCCCGGCCGGCCTCGACCTCAACGCCAAGACGCCTGAAGAGGTGGCCATCAGCATCCTGGCCCAGATCGTCGCCCGGCGCCGCTCGGCCCAAGGTCCTGATGCCTCTGCCTCTCCAGAGAAGCAGGAAGCCGTCGAGTCCTCCACCACCGCATCGTCGTCCTCCTGCTGCCGCGATTCCGATTAG
- a CDS encoding RHS repeat-associated core domain-containing protein, with amino-acid sequence MWIYDVNPSTGGLTLRSQTRFNYDRYDATANHAALVSRSNIVNLQTGFTTSYKTRGNATSAERWLNTASSWVTAWTQYDVAGNAVKSIDPRSHATDFDYTDNFGAPNGEARTTTNPAELGSTLKAFAFVKKVTNPLSQASYAQYDYWTGQAVDEEDLNGRVRRTSYDLMGRPRQRILPDGGQTDIYYSDIDSATLHGGSNVFKPQTVTPFRRKVFTKVDTGLDRIDLTIFDGLGRVSLAGTSNDAYLDWTRTEYHGIFGVRRTSNPLSLTPLATNEIPTATFNQWTTYTYDALGRITVVTTPDGQTAMTTYQGNQTTASDQIGSGRRAISDALGRLATAIEPDPANGSYTTGYTTTYEYNALDQLTKVTQDPQQRTFTYDTLGRLTGATMPEWGASTAASGTTSYAYDASSNLTQKTDPRGVSTFWNSYDGLNRPASKSYNDSPATPTVTYTYDSLSASNGKGRLTSMSDGAGSESYSYDMMGRVTSMTRTTTGAPQSLTGNYTYNSAGGVKTAAYPGVSNGAGGVPLTIAYGYDNAGRQVSAEYSNGSSGQVMVSDYAFVFSASGATETTTLGNGTTETILYNNRMQPWDRSVPGILDLTYTFNRPVDAKNNGNILKVVDAMVTGWDFDYGYDRLNRLSTATRGSNLLNFAYDRWGNRLSQCSNSTAAPSVKFTLNANNKNRIASGVNGTSATTCNLTPSQAFTYDNAGNLLTEPSDAWTGRGAMTYAYDAESRIKSTSGGATATFGYDGQGRRVKKTVGGSTRYYFYDVLGNPVWESYSGIWETYNLYFNGKMVFTQTAAMSPPKVWLYTDHLGTVRVKANESGSVISGTRLHYSPFGERLNSKTDPVKYEFTGKERDAETSLDYMGARYLSSGQGRFTATDPITVAASRVADPQQMNLYAYARNNPLTHLDPTGMIIDNSGLSEDELKKWRRIREVIERRDENGNLVHPKLKETFDRLEADPRRFFIVNADLGKRSAGRFLITKFDGPDDFSEAKIFLNFKVIKKMRSPTQGDFDPSFKKYEGLFGKNGFILRASEAFGHEGSHAIFALDNLQQEIRTQQLLNQRDAALQALPRGKGRYPLPPDVLHLMQAAEQALIPSERFAQQMTKIIHDELRAGQGKK; translated from the coding sequence GTGTGGATCTATGACGTCAATCCGTCTACTGGAGGGCTGACGCTACGCTCGCAGACGCGCTTCAACTACGATCGCTACGACGCCACTGCCAACCACGCCGCACTGGTCAGCAGGAGCAACATCGTCAATCTGCAGACAGGCTTTACGACCAGCTACAAGACCCGGGGCAACGCCACCTCGGCCGAGCGCTGGCTCAATACGGCCTCCAGTTGGGTTACGGCTTGGACTCAATATGACGTCGCCGGCAATGCGGTCAAGTCGATCGATCCCCGCAGCCACGCCACCGACTTTGACTACACCGACAACTTCGGCGCTCCCAACGGGGAAGCCCGCACGACAACCAACCCCGCCGAATTGGGGAGCACCCTCAAGGCCTTCGCTTTCGTCAAGAAGGTCACCAATCCGCTCAGCCAGGCCTCATACGCTCAATACGACTACTGGACGGGCCAGGCGGTCGACGAAGAAGACCTGAATGGGCGGGTCCGCCGCACCAGCTACGACCTGATGGGGCGCCCGCGCCAGAGAATCCTTCCCGACGGCGGCCAAACCGACATCTATTATTCGGACATCGATTCGGCGACCCTGCACGGCGGCTCGAATGTCTTCAAGCCCCAAACAGTCACGCCCTTCCGGCGCAAGGTCTTCACCAAGGTCGACACCGGCTTGGACCGCATCGACCTGACTATTTTCGATGGTTTGGGAAGGGTGAGCTTGGCAGGTACCAGCAACGATGCCTACCTGGACTGGACCCGCACCGAGTATCATGGCATTTTCGGGGTGCGGCGGACTTCCAATCCACTATCGCTGACGCCTCTGGCAACCAACGAGATCCCCACCGCTACTTTCAACCAATGGACCACCTACACCTACGATGCTTTGGGGCGGATTACCGTCGTCACGACGCCTGACGGGCAAACTGCCATGACCACCTATCAGGGCAACCAAACCACCGCGTCCGATCAGATCGGGAGCGGACGGCGAGCCATTAGCGACGCCCTGGGGCGTCTGGCTACCGCAATCGAACCCGATCCGGCCAACGGCTCCTACACAACGGGCTACACCACCACCTATGAATACAATGCCCTGGACCAATTGACCAAGGTTACGCAGGATCCTCAGCAGCGGACCTTTACCTACGACACGCTGGGGCGCCTCACAGGCGCTACAATGCCCGAATGGGGCGCCTCCACCGCGGCTTCCGGCACTACCAGCTACGCCTACGACGCGTCCTCTAACTTGACTCAGAAGACCGATCCCCGCGGTGTTTCGACGTTTTGGAACAGCTATGACGGCCTCAACCGTCCTGCCAGCAAGAGCTACAACGATTCCCCGGCAACGCCTACCGTCACCTACACCTACGACTCGCTCAGCGCCAGCAATGGCAAGGGGCGCCTGACCAGCATGAGCGACGGAGCGGGCAGCGAGAGCTACAGCTACGATATGATGGGCCGGGTAACGTCCATGACGCGCACCACCACCGGCGCCCCTCAATCCCTGACCGGCAACTACACCTACAATTCGGCGGGAGGAGTCAAAACCGCCGCCTATCCGGGCGTTTCCAACGGCGCCGGAGGTGTTCCTCTCACCATCGCCTACGGCTACGACAACGCGGGTCGGCAGGTTTCTGCCGAGTACAGCAATGGTTCGTCGGGCCAGGTGATGGTCAGTGACTACGCCTTCGTCTTCAGCGCTTCCGGCGCCACCGAGACCACTACGCTGGGAAACGGAACCACCGAGACCATCCTCTACAACAACCGCATGCAGCCCTGGGACCGCAGCGTCCCCGGTATTCTCGATCTGACCTACACCTTCAACCGTCCAGTTGACGCCAAGAACAACGGCAACATACTCAAGGTTGTGGACGCCATGGTGACGGGCTGGGACTTCGACTACGGCTATGACCGCCTCAACCGCCTCAGCACGGCCACGCGCGGCTCCAACCTGCTGAACTTCGCCTACGACCGCTGGGGCAACCGTCTCAGCCAGTGCTCGAACTCCACCGCCGCTCCCAGCGTCAAGTTCACGCTCAACGCCAACAATAAGAACCGCATCGCCTCGGGCGTCAACGGCACTTCGGCCACCACCTGCAACCTCACGCCCTCGCAGGCCTTCACCTACGACAACGCGGGCAACCTGCTCACTGAGCCGTCCGACGCCTGGACAGGCCGGGGCGCCATGACCTACGCCTACGATGCCGAAAGCCGCATCAAGTCGACTAGCGGCGGAGCGACCGCCACGTTCGGCTATGACGGTCAGGGCCGGCGAGTCAAGAAGACCGTAGGAGGCTCGACCCGCTACTACTTCTACGATGTGCTGGGCAACCCTGTGTGGGAGTCCTACTCGGGCATCTGGGAGACTTACAACCTTTACTTCAACGGGAAGATGGTCTTCACCCAGACCGCCGCCATGAGTCCCCCCAAGGTCTGGCTTTACACTGACCACCTGGGGACCGTCCGGGTCAAGGCCAACGAGTCCGGCAGCGTCATCTCCGGCACCCGCCTCCACTACAGCCCCTTCGGCGAACGCCTCAACAGCAAAACCGACCCCGTCAAATACGAGTTCACGGGCAAGGAACGCGACGCCGAAACCAGTCTCGACTATATGGGTGCGAGGTACCTGTCCTCCGGCCAAGGGAGGTTCACAGCAACCGATCCTATTACCGTGGCAGCCAGCCGCGTAGCGGATCCTCAGCAGATGAATCTTTACGCGTACGCACGAAATAATCCACTAACCCACCTTGATCCCACTGGCATGATCATAGATAACAGTGGACTAAGTGAAGACGAACTCAAGAAATGGAGACGAATCAGGGAAGTCATTGAACGACGGGATGAGAATGGCAACCTTGTCCATCCAAAGCTCAAAGAAACCTTCGACCGGCTAGAAGCTGATCCCCGACGATTCTTTATCGTAAACGCGGACCTCGGCAAAAGGAGCGCGGGCCGATTCCTGATTACGAAGTTTGATGGCCCGGATGACTTCAGCGAAGCCAAGATATTTCTTAACTTCAAAGTCATCAAAAAGATGCGCTCTCCGACCCAAGGTGATTTCGACCCTTCCTTCAAGAAATATGAGGGGCTGTTCGGCAAGAACGGCTTCATCCTCCGAGCTTCGGAAGCATTTGGCCACGAGGGGAGCCACGCGATTTTCGCTTTGGATAACTTGCAGCAGGAAATCAGAACACAGCAACTCTTGAACCAGCGTGATGCTGCCTTGCAAGCCCTTCCGAGAGGCAAGGGGAGGTATCCGTTGCCTCCCGATGTGCTTCACTTGATGCAAGCTGCGGAACAGGCCCTCATACCCTCTGAGCGCTTTGCCCAGCAGATGACAAAGATAATCCACGATGAACTGAGGGCTGGACAGGGAAAGAAGTGA